The Paenibacillus sp. FSL R7-0345 DNA segment CTCCCCGTAATGCAGCGGCTCATCCTTCGGATTGCCGTTAAGGATTCCAGACATATGCACATCTCCTTTCAAACTATATAATTGGGAATGTGGAGTTAGGTTGTCCGGCATAGCCTGATTTATGCAGCGGCAAACGGAAGGAGTAAGAAATTAGACTTGGCGACAGTAGCAAAAACAGTTATATTAAAAGTAATGATTACGAATAACGCATAATTTTTGAATAGCGCAGGTGAATAACAGTTGGATTATACATACAAGGTGCTGGTGAGTGACCTGGATCTTCTCGCAGCGGCATTATCTGAAATCCCGGTAGCTGTTGCGGTTAAGGAATATGAGGATGATATCCTGGAGGATGGCGGACGGATCCGGCAGTACACGCCCAATTCCGTCCGTATTCGCGGATTGTCTTACAGCAGGGAGCTATACGAATTCCGGGCCTATCCGGCAGATTTAACGTGAATACCGTTTACGGTAACGCAGCGGGGATATGCCGACCTTGCCGGTAAAACGCCGCGAGAAATAAGCTGTGCTCTCAAATCCGGTCCGGTCGGCAATGCCGGCGACAGATAGTTCTGTCTTCAGCAGCAGCAGCTTGGCCTGCTCAAGCCGGTAATCGGTTAAATACTCCATCGGCGTCAGGCCGTAGACACGCTTCATGCAGCGGGCCAGATAATTGTAGTGAAAATGCAGCTCTTCCGCCAGGACGCTGTTAGTCAGCGCCTCGGCATAATGGTTGCGGATATAGGCCTCCGTCTGCTCGGCGATCTCCACGGCATGGCTGCCTGCAGCATCCTGCTGTGCCAGATCCATCATCCGCAGCATCTCCTCAAAAATCCGCTGCTGCTGCCATACCGCGCCGGAACGTCTGGCCCGGTTCAGCTGCAGCAGCAGCTCAGCCTGGCCGCTCCGCTCGAACGGGTCCG contains these protein-coding regions:
- a CDS encoding AraC family transcriptional regulator is translated as MTTTPSYIHMAAPPFPYFLECDRTVYQAGDQHPNRKAMGKFDLIFVEEGCLYIGEEHKQWAVPAGHSLLLLPDRYHYSAKPCEEQTTFIWVHFHTVGEWAEAEGEPVYADREAHFRQFLTHPYTIRVPQFGRLPDPFERSGQAELLLQLNRARRSGAVWQQQRIFEEMLRMMDLAQQDAAGSHAVEIAEQTEAYIRNHYAEALTNSVLAEELHFHYNYLARCMKRVYGLTPMEYLTDYRLEQAKLLLLKTELSVAGIADRTGFESTAYFSRRFTGKVGISPLRYRKRYSR